A region from the uncultured Ilyobacter sp. genome encodes:
- the rsfS gene encoding ribosome silencing factor, translating into MTGKLQTVVDAIESKKAKDILVLDFQGKSSLCDYAVICTGSSNRNIQAITDEVDKKIRESGEIRLGIEGYNEAKWVLVDLDDIVVHIMDEETRDFYKLEVLWNEAKEIIKR; encoded by the coding sequence ATGACCGGGAAGTTACAAACAGTAGTTGATGCAATAGAGAGTAAAAAAGCAAAGGACATACTAGTTCTTGATTTTCAAGGAAAAAGTTCGCTATGTGACTATGCTGTCATATGCACTGGAAGTTCTAACAGAAACATACAGGCAATAACTGATGAAGTGGACAAAAAAATCAGAGAATCAGGGGAGATTCGACTAGGTATAGAGGGATACAATGAGGCCAAGTGGGTTTTAGTGGACCTAGATGACATAGTGGTCCATATCATGGATGAAGAAACCAGGGATTTTTATAAACTTGAAGTCCTTTGGAATGAAGCTAAGGAGATAATAAAGAGATAA
- a CDS encoding HD domain-containing protein: MQINNKRAQLYIDSLLQHPLVRQLELVEDQGVKVSTHTYDVLKISEDEMKREFISLDEYTKTIDVFSIIVGIIIHDISKGSIRINREKLSHSQMMIKRPDYIIRETEKILEDIEEETNLKLHAEIKKNVVHIVISHHGKWGKIKPSTKEANIVHKADVYSAKYHRINPIGADEILRHMAEGLQTDEICKKLDCTSGILKDRLKRAKIELGLKSTKQLISYYSKNKRIPIGDDFFTKRIRETSRLINSVEKVGFKNLIKNSILIKYLDDDKIFE, encoded by the coding sequence ATGCAAATAAATAATAAAAGGGCACAATTATATATAGATTCTCTCCTTCAACATCCTCTCGTGCGTCAGTTAGAGCTTGTAGAAGACCAAGGAGTAAAAGTTTCTACACATACTTATGACGTATTGAAAATATCTGAGGATGAGATGAAAAGAGAATTTATAAGCCTTGATGAGTATACAAAAACAATAGATGTTTTTTCAATCATTGTGGGGATAATAATACACGATATAAGTAAGGGGAGTATAAGGATCAACAGAGAAAAACTGTCCCATTCTCAAATGATGATAAAAAGGCCGGATTACATAATCAGAGAGACTGAAAAAATCTTGGAGGATATTGAGGAGGAAACAAATCTTAAACTCCATGCTGAAATAAAAAAGAATGTTGTTCATATAGTAATATCCCACCACGGTAAATGGGGGAAAATAAAGCCTAGTACCAAAGAGGCCAATATAGTACACAAAGCAGATGTTTATTCTGCTAAGTACCACAGAATAAATCCCATAGGTGCTGACGAGATACTTAGGCATATGGCAGAGGGACTGCAGACAGATGAAATCTGCAAAAAATTAGACTGTACGAGCGGGATATTAAAAGACAGGCTCAAAAGAGCAAAGATAGAACTGGGTCTAAAGAGCACCAAGCAGCTTATAAGTTATTACAGTAAAAATAAAAGAATTCCCATTGGTGATGATTTTTTTACAAAGAGAATAAGAGAAACCTCAAGACTCATTAATTCAGTTGAAAAGGTAGGGTTTAAGAATCTTATAAAAAACTCCATCCTTATAAAATACTTGGATGACGATAAGATTTTTGAATAA
- a CDS encoding LytR C-terminal domain-containing protein, giving the protein MARRSNKNKVKFLFFICSVILILTVTLLINVGKRNDKEFQEWDKYIIVGKENTFVVYGEKLSIKIPFEISINKNETLGDIINTKNYEEVVRRLNEILPEKVENFKVVKRKEVDVNTKHMKNIPEISMGDKRYVLTSSLNSMFLELYYEVTGGGEVQNAIVDILNANGRSGYARQAGEKLKDAFSVKYNSANYESYEQYSYVMNKDLPEDKLKEMILELDEKYFRIKEEGSLPTLANVVFVLGKEQEGLLEIDVFGDSKGTDETVAKLKKIGYKNVEANKDSSKAEESFIEYNGEDYYTGYKLSQKLGIKNMVENKELKNKINIFIK; this is encoded by the coding sequence GTGGCAAGAAGATCAAATAAAAATAAGGTTAAATTTTTATTCTTTATCTGTTCTGTGATTTTGATTTTAACAGTAACACTCCTTATAAATGTGGGAAAAAGAAATGACAAGGAATTCCAGGAGTGGGATAAATATATAATAGTAGGAAAAGAAAACACTTTTGTGGTATATGGAGAAAAATTATCTATTAAAATACCCTTTGAGATCAGCATCAATAAGAATGAGACCCTAGGGGATATTATCAATACTAAAAATTATGAGGAAGTTGTAAGAAGATTAAATGAGATACTTCCCGAAAAAGTTGAAAACTTTAAGGTGGTGAAAAGAAAAGAGGTAGATGTAAACACAAAACATATGAAAAATATCCCTGAGATATCAATGGGAGATAAAAGGTATGTGCTAACATCTAGTCTGAACTCCATGTTTCTAGAGCTTTATTATGAGGTGACAGGAGGCGGAGAGGTGCAAAATGCCATAGTTGATATATTGAATGCCAATGGAAGAAGCGGTTATGCAAGACAGGCTGGAGAAAAACTGAAAGATGCTTTCTCTGTGAAATATAACAGTGCCAACTATGAGTCTTATGAACAATACAGCTATGTCATGAATAAAGACCTTCCTGAAGACAAACTTAAAGAGATGATATTAGAACTAGATGAGAAGTATTTTAGAATAAAGGAGGAGGGAAGTCTTCCCACCCTTGCAAACGTAGTATTTGTATTGGGAAAAGAGCAAGAGGGACTTCTTGAAATAGATGTATTCGGAGATTCTAAAGGGACAGATGAAACTGTAGCAAAATTAAAGAAGATAGGCTATAAAAATGTAGAAGCTAACAAGGATTCATCTAAGGCAGAAGAGAGCTTTATAGAATATAACGGTGAGGATTATTATACAGGATATAAGCTTTCTCAGAAGCTTGGGATAAAAAATATGGTCGAAAATAAAGAACTTAAAAATAAAATAAACATTTTCATAAAATAA
- a CDS encoding divergent PAP2 family protein encodes MKPGIIFGNRIIDVVFIAWFIAQFYKVISAIIFDKKLDIKRFWETGGMPSSHSSTATSLATSIAIVEGMASSYFAIAVIFSGIIMYDAAGIRRAAGKQAGVLNKIVERLTQKIEERIHDENLKELLGHTPFEVLIGALLGIVVGLLMKKYLLA; translated from the coding sequence ATGAAACCAGGGATAATTTTTGGGAATAGGATAATCGATGTTGTATTTATTGCGTGGTTTATAGCTCAATTTTACAAGGTAATAAGTGCCATAATTTTTGATAAAAAATTGGATATTAAGAGGTTTTGGGAGACTGGGGGAATGCCAAGTTCCCACTCGTCTACTGCCACCTCTCTAGCAACATCTATAGCTATAGTCGAAGGGATGGCGAGTAGCTATTTTGCAATAGCAGTAATTTTTTCCGGAATAATCATGTACGATGCTGCAGGGATAAGAAGAGCCGCTGGGAAACAAGCTGGAGTACTAAACAAGATAGTAGAAAGACTTACTCAGAAAATTGAGGAAAGAATTCATGATGAGAATCTCAAAGAGCTATTAGGGCACACACCATTTGAAGTCTTGATAGGTGCTCTTCTAGGAATTGTAGTAGGACTTCTGATGAAAAAATATCTGCTCGCCTAA
- a CDS encoding ribonuclease J — MEENSATKIVDSSEVVKAKKEEKMYVIPLGGLDEVGKNMTLVQYRDEIIILDAGLTFPDDELLGIDLVIPDFSYIESNKNKIKGLFITHGHEDHIGGIPYLYNKIDKSVPMYGGKLTLALAKSKFDNPGFSKVLPKMKEIKGRSKIKVGKYFTVEFIKVTHSIADAYALAVTTPAGVIVHTGDFKIDLTPVDGVGVDFSRLAQLGDQGVDLLLSDSTNSEVEGFTPSEKSVGEAFRLEFEKAKGRIIAASFASHIHRLQQIIDVSHQFGRKIAIDGRSMVRVFEIASKLGYLKIPDGLMVSLYDVGKLKEDKVVILCTGTQGEPLAALSRIAKNMHKHIKLRKGDTVIISATPIPGNERAVYNNINNLLKHDAEVVFRKIAGIHVSGHASKDEQKLMLNLIKPRHFMPVHGEYKMLKAHKETAIETGVRENQILIAVNGSKIEVTKSYAKIAGKVSAGAILVDGLGVGDIGNIVLRDRQQLGQDGVVIVVLTISKETGMILAGPDIVTRGFVYSRESEKMINEAALCIKEKLKSYEEKKITEWAALKTVTKDVASKYFYDKIQRNPVILPIIMEV; from the coding sequence ATGGAAGAAAATTCTGCAACTAAAATTGTGGACAGTTCAGAGGTGGTAAAAGCAAAAAAAGAGGAAAAGATGTATGTGATTCCTCTAGGGGGGCTAGATGAAGTAGGTAAAAATATGACACTGGTCCAATATAGAGATGAGATAATCATATTAGATGCTGGACTTACTTTCCCAGATGATGAACTACTTGGAATAGATCTTGTAATTCCTGATTTTTCATACATTGAAAGTAATAAAAATAAGATAAAAGGATTGTTTATAACCCACGGTCATGAGGATCACATAGGTGGAATTCCTTATTTATATAATAAAATAGATAAGTCAGTTCCTATGTATGGGGGAAAACTCACTTTAGCTCTTGCAAAATCTAAGTTTGACAATCCGGGATTTTCAAAGGTACTTCCTAAAATGAAAGAGATAAAGGGAAGAAGCAAGATAAAGGTAGGTAAATACTTTACAGTTGAATTTATAAAGGTAACTCACTCAATAGCCGATGCCTATGCCCTTGCAGTAACAACACCTGCGGGAGTAATAGTCCATACTGGAGATTTTAAAATAGACCTCACACCTGTAGATGGTGTGGGGGTTGACTTTTCAAGACTTGCACAGCTTGGAGATCAGGGAGTAGACCTTCTTCTCTCGGACTCTACCAACTCTGAAGTAGAGGGTTTTACCCCTTCTGAGAAAAGTGTAGGGGAAGCTTTCAGATTGGAGTTTGAAAAAGCCAAGGGAAGGATAATAGCTGCCTCTTTTGCTTCACATATTCACAGACTTCAACAGATAATAGATGTATCTCATCAGTTTGGAAGAAAAATAGCCATAGACGGAAGAAGTATGGTGAGGGTTTTTGAAATAGCTTCTAAGCTAGGATATCTAAAAATACCAGACGGACTCATGGTATCTCTTTATGATGTTGGAAAATTAAAAGAGGACAAGGTAGTGATACTGTGTACAGGTACCCAGGGAGAACCTCTGGCAGCACTGTCTAGAATAGCTAAAAACATGCATAAACATATAAAACTCAGAAAGGGAGATACTGTAATAATATCTGCAACTCCAATTCCGGGAAATGAAAGGGCCGTATATAACAACATAAATAATCTACTGAAGCATGATGCAGAAGTGGTATTTAGAAAAATAGCGGGGATACACGTATCAGGGCATGCTAGTAAAGATGAGCAGAAACTGATGTTAAACCTCATAAAACCAAGGCACTTTATGCCTGTTCATGGAGAGTATAAAATGCTCAAGGCACATAAAGAAACGGCTATTGAGACAGGGGTTAGAGAGAACCAGATACTCATCGCAGTAAACGGAAGCAAAATAGAGGTTACTAAATCCTATGCTAAAATAGCCGGAAAGGTAAGTGCCGGAGCTATTCTCGTAGACGGACTGGGAGTAGGAGATATAGGTAATATAGTCCTTCGTGACAGACAACAGTTAGGACAAGACGGTGTGGTAATAGTCGTTCTAACTATATCTAAAGAAACAGGAATGATACTTGCAGGACCTGATATAGTTACAAGAGGTTTTGTGTATTCTAGAGAGTCTGAAAAGATGATAAACGAGGCCGCTTTGTGCATCAAAGAAAAACTTAAATCTTACGAAGAAAAGAAAATCACAGAATGGGCAGCCTTAAAAACTGTGACAAAAGACGTAGCGTCCAAGTATTTTTATGATAAAATTCAGAGAAACCCGGTAATTTTACCGATAATAATGGAAGTATAG
- the dxs gene encoding 1-deoxy-D-xylulose-5-phosphate synthase yields the protein MNIKNMNINQIEKLAQEIREQLIDVVSKNGGHLAPNLGVVELTLALHKVFDSPKDKILFDVGHQSYVHKIVTGRDKKFSTLRKKGGIAPFLNPEESEHDAFISGHAGSGLSAASGIAAANPDSKVIVVVGDASIANGTSLEALNYIGGRFQNLIILLNDNEMSIGENVGSLSRFFSKLLVSKTYMNLKDEVRSLVRKAKIGKRVGGVLKRAEHSVKQFFAPMSICEDLGFKFLGVIDGHDSNELIETFEKAKMMEGPILIHVKTQKGKGYSFAEKNQEKFHGISPFDVQTGNVRKGSPSYSQVFGEKICQMGEKDKDIYAISAAMVKGTGLMNFFEKFPERSHNVGIAEGHAVTFAGGLAISGKKPYVAIYSTFLQRAYSQLIHDISLQNLPVRFIVDRAGIVGEDGKTHQGVYDISYFLSIEGFTVIAPTTCRELEEALEISRNYTRGPMAIRIPRSTCYDIEGDRPLQFGKWKEMEKGEKNLYIATGSMLKELMVVKDELCKRGIGGTILSAAFISPLDENYLVDNVKNYDNIFVLEEAYDKNSFGTSILEFLNDRGLYKKVYKISLENAKIPHGKRDDLLFENGLRGSKLVDRIEGCINANK from the coding sequence ATGAATATAAAAAATATGAACATAAATCAAATTGAAAAACTAGCCCAAGAGATAAGGGAGCAACTCATAGATGTTGTAAGTAAAAACGGGGGACATTTAGCTCCCAATCTAGGAGTTGTAGAATTAACTCTTGCACTTCATAAAGTTTTTGATTCTCCTAAGGATAAAATACTTTTCGATGTAGGACATCAGTCTTATGTTCATAAGATTGTCACAGGAAGGGATAAAAAATTTTCCACCCTTAGAAAAAAGGGTGGAATAGCCCCATTTCTAAATCCTGAAGAGAGTGAACACGATGCTTTTATATCTGGTCATGCAGGCTCTGGACTTTCTGCGGCTAGCGGAATAGCAGCAGCGAATCCAGACTCAAAAGTCATTGTGGTGGTAGGAGATGCATCTATAGCTAACGGTACCTCTTTAGAGGCATTAAATTATATAGGAGGCCGATTCCAAAACCTGATAATTCTTCTAAATGACAATGAGATGTCTATAGGGGAGAATGTGGGATCGCTTTCAAGATTTTTTTCAAAACTTCTTGTAAGTAAAACTTATATGAACCTCAAGGATGAAGTGAGAAGTCTAGTAAGAAAGGCTAAAATTGGGAAAAGGGTGGGAGGTGTCTTGAAAAGGGCCGAACATTCTGTAAAACAATTTTTTGCACCTATGAGCATATGTGAGGACCTTGGATTTAAATTTTTAGGAGTAATTGACGGCCATGACTCAAATGAGCTTATTGAAACTTTTGAAAAAGCCAAAATGATGGAAGGACCTATACTGATACATGTGAAAACTCAAAAGGGCAAGGGATATTCATTTGCTGAGAAAAACCAGGAAAAATTTCATGGAATATCTCCCTTTGATGTACAGACTGGTAATGTAAGAAAGGGATCGCCGTCTTATTCTCAAGTATTTGGTGAAAAGATCTGCCAGATGGGAGAAAAAGACAAGGATATATATGCAATATCAGCGGCGATGGTAAAAGGTACGGGGCTCATGAATTTTTTTGAAAAGTTTCCAGAAAGAAGCCATAATGTAGGCATAGCTGAAGGACATGCTGTGACCTTTGCAGGAGGTCTAGCTATCTCAGGAAAAAAACCCTATGTTGCAATATATTCAACTTTTCTTCAAAGGGCTTACAGTCAGCTTATACATGATATCTCACTGCAAAATCTTCCGGTGAGATTTATAGTAGACAGAGCTGGAATAGTAGGAGAGGACGGGAAAACTCATCAGGGAGTCTATGATATAAGTTATTTTCTGAGTATAGAGGGATTTACAGTAATTGCACCAACTACATGCAGAGAATTAGAAGAGGCTCTAGAGATATCTAGAAATTATACAAGGGGGCCTATGGCAATAAGAATACCGAGGTCTACCTGCTATGACATAGAGGGAGACAGGCCTCTGCAGTTTGGTAAATGGAAAGAGATGGAAAAAGGTGAAAAAAATCTTTACATAGCAACAGGAAGTATGTTAAAGGAGCTTATGGTAGTCAAAGATGAACTTTGTAAGAGAGGTATAGGGGGAACCATTTTGAGTGCTGCTTTCATAAGCCCTCTAGATGAAAATTATTTGGTTGATAATGTAAAAAATTATGATAATATTTTTGTTTTGGAAGAAGCCTATGACAAAAATTCCTTTGGAACTTCTATTTTAGAATTTTTAAATGACAGGGGACTATATAAAAAAGTTTATAAAATCTCCCTTGAAAATGCTAAAATACCTCATGGGAAAAGGGATGACCTCCTTTTTGAAAATGGTCTTAGAGGAAGTAAATTAGTTGATAGGATAGAAGGGTGTATAAATGCAAATAAATAA
- the mtaB gene encoding tRNA (N(6)-L-threonylcarbamoyladenosine(37)-C(2))-methylthiotransferase MtaB, whose protein sequence is MISNKKAAFCTLGCKVNQYETESIKKQLSDLGYDEVNFDDKADVYIVNSCTVTTIADRKTRNMLRRAKKNNPDSMVIATGCYAQTNADDLEAIEEIDYVIGNSDKSGIINLINNIEAEKTSERVIHRNIFDAKEYEELEFSTLREMSRAYIKIQDGCNNFCSYCKIPFARGRSRSRKLESILKEAEILAKEGFKEIIIIGINLGVYGEDIPGNGDFETLLDEISTVNGIERIRIGSMYPDKISDRFIKLMKNNKKLMPHLHISLQSCDDEILKAMNRNYDSHLIKERLLKLKNAVKNIEYTADVIVGFPGEKEKKFENTLSVIKEVGFSDLHIFQYSDRENTVASRLPEKVDSKTKKARAEKLEILKEKMQKLLGEKYMGETMEVLVEETKNGNTYGYSRNYIKVEIMDYLGRVNELVEVLISGVENGRLRGGKKIK, encoded by the coding sequence ATGATCTCGAATAAAAAGGCGGCGTTTTGTACTCTAGGATGCAAGGTCAACCAGTATGAAACGGAAAGTATAAAAAAACAGTTGTCAGATTTAGGATACGACGAAGTGAATTTTGATGACAAGGCAGATGTATATATAGTAAACTCGTGTACGGTGACTACTATAGCAGACAGAAAAACAAGAAATATGCTAAGAAGGGCAAAAAAAAACAACCCAGATTCAATGGTGATAGCCACAGGATGCTATGCCCAGACCAATGCAGATGACCTAGAGGCAATAGAAGAGATAGACTATGTAATAGGTAATAGTGATAAAAGTGGGATAATAAATCTTATAAATAATATAGAAGCTGAAAAAACTTCAGAGCGTGTGATACATAGAAATATTTTTGATGCAAAAGAATATGAAGAACTTGAATTTTCGACCTTGAGAGAAATGTCTAGGGCATATATAAAGATACAGGACGGATGCAATAACTTCTGCTCTTACTGTAAGATACCCTTTGCAAGAGGGAGAAGCAGGTCTAGAAAACTAGAGAGTATACTGAAAGAGGCTGAGATTCTTGCCAAAGAGGGATTTAAAGAGATTATAATAATAGGGATAAACTTGGGTGTTTATGGAGAGGATATCCCAGGAAACGGAGACTTTGAAACTCTTCTAGATGAAATATCCACGGTAAACGGAATAGAGAGAATCAGAATAGGATCTATGTATCCTGATAAAATAAGTGACAGATTTATAAAGCTTATGAAAAATAATAAAAAACTTATGCCCCATTTACATATATCCCTTCAGTCATGTGACGATGAAATTTTAAAGGCTATGAACAGAAATTACGACAGCCATCTAATAAAGGAAAGGCTGCTAAAGCTAAAAAATGCCGTGAAAAATATAGAATATACGGCAGATGTTATAGTGGGATTTCCAGGAGAAAAAGAGAAAAAATTTGAAAATACTCTTTCTGTGATAAAAGAGGTAGGTTTTTCGGACCTTCATATATTCCAGTATTCTGACAGAGAAAATACGGTTGCTAGCAGACTTCCTGAAAAGGTAGATTCTAAAACAAAAAAGGCTAGGGCTGAGAAACTAGAAATTCTGAAAGAGAAGATGCAGAAATTATTAGGGGAAAAATATATGGGAGAAACAATGGAGGTCTTGGTAGAAGAGACTAAAAACGGGAACACATATGGATACAGCAGGAATTATATAAAAGTTGAAATAATGGATTATTTAGGCAGAGTCAACGAACTAGTTGAAGTTTTAATATCTGGAGTAGAAAATGGGAGGCTAAGAGGTGGCAAGAAGATCAAATAA
- the mrdA gene encoding penicillin-binding protein 2 has protein sequence MKKKKSFEVRLGKNNSSRCNIFQVFVVVIFALLGSRLFYLQIIKGEKYKNLSEKNRVKLKRIEAPRGKIFDSKGELLVTNEAGYRLVYMKERKFDDEIVREISDLTGFEKEYIEKRIKYGEIFPYTRENILLEDLDVKEAHRIMERLSDYPYLQVQTYSKRKYIYDTLASHVLGYVKKISATEYKKLKGLGYTQRDIIGKNGVEKEYDLQLQGKAGYEYIEVNALNRIVKKLKTREPEQGKDIYLTIDKQLQDHMEEYFKSNKLQGSAIAINPKNGEILAMVSYPTYSLNMFSSRISPKEWRKITKDKRRPLTDRSITGEYPPGSIFKIITATALLGKGLNPNETLYDPGYYQIGKWKWKSWKAGGHGFVNMRKALVESVNTYFYKHGDEMGYEPIVKTASKFGIGEKTGVDIPGEKSGRLPDESWKRKYVKEGWYRGDTINLSIGQGYLTMTPLQAAMAYCILANKGYAYRPHVANYFQGPNSTESVLRDKYIENDVPQRYFDILNEDLIATVEQDNGTAKALRTQGIQVAAKTGSAQNSQYKNSHAWVAGYFPADNPEVVFVVFAEGAGGGGSIAGPAAKSMVDKYLELKGKE, from the coding sequence ATGAAGAAAAAAAAAAGTTTTGAAGTTAGACTGGGAAAAAATAATAGCAGCAGATGCAACATATTTCAGGTATTTGTTGTTGTTATATTTGCACTTCTCGGATCTAGGCTCTTTTATCTTCAGATCATAAAGGGAGAAAAGTATAAAAATCTTTCTGAGAAAAACAGAGTTAAACTCAAAAGAATTGAGGCTCCAAGAGGTAAAATATTTGATTCTAAAGGGGAGCTACTTGTAACAAATGAGGCGGGCTACAGGCTTGTCTATATGAAAGAAAGAAAATTTGACGATGAGATAGTAAGAGAAATATCTGATCTCACAGGTTTTGAAAAGGAATATATAGAAAAACGAATAAAATATGGAGAAATTTTCCCCTATACAAGAGAAAATATTCTTTTAGAAGACCTTGATGTAAAAGAAGCTCATAGAATAATGGAAAGACTTTCTGACTACCCCTACTTGCAGGTACAGACATATTCTAAGAGAAAGTATATTTATGACACTCTGGCTTCTCACGTTTTAGGGTATGTAAAAAAAATCTCAGCAACAGAGTATAAAAAACTCAAGGGACTGGGTTATACACAGAGAGATATAATAGGAAAAAACGGCGTGGAAAAGGAGTATGACCTACAACTTCAAGGTAAGGCAGGGTATGAATATATAGAGGTAAATGCTCTTAACAGAATTGTAAAGAAACTCAAAACCAGAGAACCTGAACAAGGAAAAGATATCTATCTGACGATAGATAAGCAGCTCCAGGATCACATGGAGGAATATTTTAAAAGCAACAAACTACAAGGGTCTGCTATTGCTATTAATCCAAAAAATGGTGAAATTCTCGCAATGGTAAGTTATCCAACATATTCCCTGAATATGTTTAGTTCTAGAATTTCACCTAAAGAGTGGAGGAAGATTACAAAAGATAAAAGAAGGCCCCTAACTGACAGATCGATAACAGGAGAGTATCCGCCGGGGTCAATATTTAAGATAATAACCGCTACAGCCCTTCTTGGAAAAGGTCTAAATCCAAATGAAACTCTATATGACCCGGGATATTATCAGATCGGGAAATGGAAGTGGAAATCTTGGAAGGCCGGTGGGCACGGATTTGTAAATATGAGAAAAGCCCTGGTAGAATCTGTGAATACTTATTTTTACAAGCATGGGGATGAGATGGGTTATGAACCTATAGTGAAAACTGCATCAAAGTTTGGTATAGGGGAAAAAACAGGGGTGGATATTCCAGGAGAAAAATCCGGAAGACTTCCTGATGAATCTTGGAAAAGAAAATATGTGAAAGAGGGCTGGTATAGGGGAGACACGATAAATCTCTCTATAGGACAGGGATACCTTACTATGACACCTCTTCAGGCAGCAATGGCATATTGTATCCTTGCAAACAAGGGATATGCTTACAGACCGCATGTGGCTAATTATTTTCAAGGCCCTAATAGCACAGAATCTGTTTTAAGAGATAAATATATAGAAAATGATGTTCCACAAAGATATTTTGATATATTGAATGAAGACCTGATAGCAACAGTGGAACAAGACAACGGTACTGCAAAAGCCCTCAGAACTCAAGGTATACAAGTCGCAGCAAAGACAGGATCAGCACAGAATTCTCAGTATAAAAATTCCCATGCGTGGGTAGCTGGATACTTTCCGGCAGATAATCCTGAGGTTGTGTTTGTTGTTTTTGCAGAAGGAGCAGGAGGAGGAGGAAGTATAGCCGGACCTGCTGCAAAATCCATGGTGGACAAGTATCTTGAATTAAAAGGAAAAGAGTAG
- a CDS encoding 16S rRNA (uracil(1498)-N(3))-methyltransferase: MISVFVEKENITGNIVKITEKADVNHLKNVFRMKEGDKLRVVDGEYEYFCTVVILEKKEITAEINEKKRDEYSSKIKIDAALGILKNDKMDLVIQKLTEIGVSKIIPTITKRTIVKLKDKKSKWDTVSKEALKQCQGVKLVEISEPLKLSEIEYSDYDLVLLPYECAENTRIKDVLKSFEKTPEKILYLIGPEGGFSEEEVAYLQKNNAKVVTLGKRILRAETAAIVVGGVLINDLE, from the coding sequence ATGATAAGTGTTTTTGTAGAAAAAGAAAATATAACTGGAAATATCGTAAAGATAACAGAAAAAGCCGATGTAAATCATCTTAAAAATGTTTTTAGGATGAAAGAAGGCGATAAACTGAGAGTTGTAGACGGAGAATATGAATATTTTTGTACTGTAGTTATTTTGGAAAAAAAAGAGATTACAGCTGAAATAAATGAGAAAAAAAGAGATGAATATTCTTCTAAAATAAAAATAGATGCAGCCTTGGGAATTTTAAAAAATGACAAAATGGATCTAGTGATACAGAAATTAACAGAGATAGGTGTAAGTAAAATAATCCCCACAATTACTAAGAGAACCATTGTAAAACTGAAGGATAAGAAGAGTAAATGGGACACAGTTTCAAAGGAAGCTTTGAAACAGTGTCAAGGTGTAAAGTTGGTGGAGATCAGTGAACCTCTAAAGCTTTCAGAGATAGAATATTCTGATTATGATTTGGTGCTTCTTCCTTATGAATGCGCTGAAAATACAAGGATAAAGGATGTTTTGAAAAGCTTTGAAAAAACTCCGGAGAAAATTTTATACCTTATAGGACCTGAAGGAGGCTTTTCAGAAGAAGAGGTAGCCTACCTTCAAAAAAATAATGCAAAGGTAGTTACTCTGGGAAAAAGAATTCTCAGAGCGGAAACAGCGGCAATTGTAGTAGGAGGAGTTTTGATCAATGATCTCGAATAA
- the yhbY gene encoding ribosome assembly RNA-binding protein YhbY codes for MKLNSKQRDFLRKEAHDLDPIVRIGKEGMSDNLVESFLQAIESRELIKVKILQNSEVDKKEVAFELAEKTESELVGIIGKTLIFYKENKDNPVVSEVMRKI; via the coding sequence ATGAAACTTAACAGCAAACAAAGAGATTTTTTGAGAAAAGAGGCCCACGACCTAGACCCTATTGTGAGAATAGGCAAAGAGGGTATGTCGGACAATCTTGTCGAGAGCTTTCTTCAGGCCATAGAGTCTAGAGAACTTATCAAGGTAAAGATCCTTCAGAACTCTGAAGTGGACAAAAAAGAGGTCGCATTTGAGCTCGCAGAAAAAACTGAATCTGAACTTGTGGGAATAATAGGTAAGACACTGATATTTTACAAGGAAAACAAAGACAATCCTGTTGTTTCAGAGGTAATGAGAAAAATCTAA